One genomic segment of Methylocystis sp. SC2 includes these proteins:
- a CDS encoding DegQ family serine endoprotease, which yields MKISARHIFMAAALACALAAPLAFARAEVSAEPAQAVSPRPPGRVESFTPPAPDRAVPTSRGELIYSFAPVVKKAQPAVVNVFASRVERMPANPLFDDPIFRRFFGEGGGMPGRNMAQSLGSGVIVDQSGLVVTNNHVIEGMTDVKVALADKREFAAKILLRDPRTDLAVLKLVDGANFPTMELGDSDALEVGDLTLAIGNPFGVGQTVTQGIISALSRTHVGISDYGFFIQTDAAINPGNSGGPLVDMNGRVVGINSAIFSKSGGSVGIGFAIPVNMVKSVIAAAKGGGKQVRRAWMGATLQTLSQEIADGLGLDRPTGALLADVDPKGPSAEAGLKRGDVIISVDGQTADDPEAVGYRLATKPIGGQATLGVLRGGKKIVAQIRLSPAPETPPRDAIRIKGASPFAGATVMNISPAVIEEMSVQGTNSGVVVSEVDDGSYAQQLNLQRGDIILAVNDQKIGTTRDLESVTAGRAYYWKITLARGGQVFTTVIGG from the coding sequence ATGAAGATTTCGGCGCGTCACATTTTTATGGCTGCGGCGCTCGCCTGCGCCCTCGCGGCGCCTCTGGCCTTCGCGCGCGCCGAAGTCTCGGCTGAACCGGCCCAGGCCGTCTCGCCAAGGCCGCCTGGCCGCGTCGAGAGCTTTACGCCGCCGGCGCCTGATCGCGCCGTGCCGACGAGCCGCGGCGAACTGATTTATTCCTTCGCGCCGGTGGTCAAAAAGGCGCAGCCGGCGGTTGTCAACGTCTTCGCGTCGCGCGTCGAGCGCATGCCCGCCAACCCGCTTTTCGATGATCCGATCTTCCGTCGCTTCTTTGGCGAGGGCGGCGGCATGCCTGGGCGCAACATGGCGCAATCGCTGGGTTCGGGCGTGATCGTCGATCAGAGCGGCCTTGTCGTCACCAACAACCATGTGATCGAGGGCATGACCGACGTGAAGGTGGCGCTCGCCGACAAGCGCGAATTCGCCGCCAAGATTTTGTTACGCGATCCGCGCACCGATCTCGCGGTGCTGAAGCTCGTCGACGGCGCCAATTTCCCGACGATGGAGCTTGGCGATTCGGACGCGCTCGAAGTCGGCGATTTGACGCTCGCGATCGGCAATCCCTTTGGCGTCGGTCAAACGGTCACGCAAGGCATTATTTCGGCGCTTTCGCGCACCCATGTCGGCATCAGCGACTATGGCTTCTTCATTCAGACGGATGCGGCGATCAATCCCGGCAATTCGGGCGGACCGCTGGTCGATATGAACGGGCGCGTCGTCGGCATCAATTCCGCGATCTTCTCGAAGTCCGGCGGATCGGTCGGCATCGGCTTCGCCATCCCCGTCAATATGGTCAAGAGCGTGATCGCCGCCGCGAAGGGCGGCGGCAAGCAGGTGCGGCGGGCCTGGATGGGCGCGACGCTGCAAACGCTCTCGCAGGAGATCGCCGACGGCCTCGGGCTCGATCGTCCCACCGGCGCTCTGCTGGCCGACGTCGATCCAAAGGGGCCGTCGGCTGAAGCCGGTCTAAAGCGCGGCGACGTCATTATCTCGGTCGACGGCCAGACGGCCGATGATCCCGAGGCGGTCGGCTATCGGCTCGCCACCAAGCCGATTGGCGGACAGGCGACGCTCGGCGTCTTGCGCGGCGGCAAGAAGATCGTCGCGCAAATTCGCCTCTCGCCGGCGCCGGAAACGCCGCCGCGCGACGCGATAAGGATAAAGGGCGCGTCGCCCTTCGCCGGCGCGACGGTCATGAATATTTCTCCCGCGGTCATCGAAGAGATGTCGGTGCAGGGAACGAACAGTGGCGTCGTCGTGTCCGAGGTCGATGACGGCTCCTACGCGCAGCAGCTCAATCTGCAGCGCGGCGACATCATTCTCGCCGTCAACGACCAAAAGATCGGGACGACGCGCGATCTGGAGAGCGTAACGGCAGGGCGCGCCTATTATTGGAAGATCACCCTGGCGCGCGGCGGGCAGGTGTTCACGACCGTCATCGGCGGCTAG
- the rplQ gene encoding 50S ribosomal protein L17, whose product MYHGHKKRRFGRTHEHRKAMFANMAQALIKHEQIVTTLPKAKDLRPVVEKLVTLGKRGDLHARRQAIAKIKDVKLVGKLFDVLGPRYKDRNGGYTRVLKAGFRYGDNAPLAVIEFVDRDVNAKGQDSGPVHEAEAAA is encoded by the coding sequence ATGTATCACGGTCACAAGAAGCGCCGCTTCGGGCGCACGCATGAGCACCGCAAGGCGATGTTCGCCAATATGGCGCAGGCGCTCATCAAGCATGAGCAGATCGTCACGACGCTGCCAAAGGCGAAGGATCTGCGTCCCGTCGTCGAAAAGCTGGTGACGCTCGGCAAGCGCGGCGACCTCCATGCGCGCCGGCAGGCGATCGCCAAGATCAAGGACGTCAAGCTTGTCGGCAAGCTCTTCGACGTGCTCGGACCGCGCTACAAGGATCGCAACGGCGGCTATACGCGCGTGCTGAAGGCGGGCTTCCGCTATGGCGACAATGCGCCGCTCGCGGTCATCGAATTCGTCGATCGCGACGTGAACGCCAAGGGGCAGGACTCCGGGCCGGTCCACGAAGCGGAGGCGGCGGCGTAA
- a CDS encoding DNA-directed RNA polymerase subunit alpha, with protein MSIQKNWQELIKPNKLEVTAGDDPKRVATAVAEPLERGFGVTLGNALRRILLSSLQGAAITSIHIDGVLHEFSSIPGVREDVTDIVLNIKDIAIKYQGDGMKRLTLKKTGPGAVTAGDIQTTGDVQVLNPELVICTLDEGAEIRIEFTVANGKGYAPADRNRAEDAPIGLIPIDSLYSPVKKVSYRVENTREGQVLDYDKLTLTVETNGAMSPEDAIAYSARILQDQLNVFVNFEEPRREEAAPSIPQLAFNPALLKKVDELELSVRSANCLKNDNIVYIGDLIQKSEAEMLRTPNFGRKSLNEIKEVLAQMGLHLGMEVPGWPPENIDDLAKRFEEHY; from the coding sequence GTGAGCATCCAGAAGAACTGGCAGGAACTCATCAAGCCGAACAAGCTCGAAGTCACCGCCGGAGACGATCCCAAGCGCGTCGCGACCGCCGTCGCCGAGCCGCTGGAGCGCGGCTTTGGCGTGACGCTTGGCAACGCCCTGCGCCGCATTCTGCTGTCGTCCTTGCAGGGCGCGGCGATCACGTCGATTCACATCGACGGCGTGCTGCATGAGTTCTCGTCAATCCCCGGCGTGCGCGAGGACGTAACCGACATCGTCCTCAACATCAAGGACATCGCCATCAAATATCAGGGCGACGGCATGAAGCGCCTGACGCTCAAGAAGACGGGACCGGGGGCCGTCACCGCGGGCGACATCCAGACGACGGGCGACGTGCAGGTCCTCAACCCTGAGCTCGTCATCTGCACGCTCGACGAAGGCGCCGAGATCCGCATCGAATTCACCGTCGCCAACGGCAAGGGCTATGCGCCCGCCGACCGCAACCGCGCCGAAGACGCCCCGATCGGCCTCATTCCGATCGACAGCCTCTATTCGCCGGTCAAGAAGGTGAGCTATCGCGTCGAAAACACCCGCGAGGGCCAGGTTCTCGACTATGACAAGCTGACGCTCACCGTCGAAACGAATGGCGCGATGAGCCCGGAAGACGCGATCGCCTATTCGGCGCGCATTCTGCAGGACCAGCTCAACGTCTTCGTCAATTTCGAAGAGCCGCGCCGCGAAGAGGCCGCGCCGTCGATTCCGCAGCTCGCTTTCAATCCGGCGCTGCTGAAGAAGGTCGACGAGCTCGAGCTCTCGGTGCGTTCGGCGAACTGCCTGAAGAACGACAATATCGTCTACATCGGCGACCTCATTCAGAAGTCGGAAGCCGAAATGCTGCGCACGCCGAACTTCGGCCGCAAGTCCTTGAACGAGATCAAGGAGGTGCTGGCGCAGATGGGTCTGCATCTCGGCATGGAAGTCCCCGGCTGGCCGCCGGAGAACATCGACGATCTCGCGAAGAGATTCGAGGAGCATTACTGA
- the cutA gene encoding divalent-cation tolerance protein CutA, whose protein sequence is MSALAILATTIDDEEKARALARAALSAKLAACVQIHPIRSHYVWKDEMREDPEFLLHMKARGEDYPALAELVRRLHSYEMPEILRIDVAEADRDYLAWAMEATRR, encoded by the coding sequence ATGAGCGCGCTTGCGATCCTCGCCACGACCATCGACGACGAGGAAAAGGCGCGCGCGCTCGCCCGGGCGGCGCTCTCCGCGAAGCTCGCCGCCTGCGTTCAGATACATCCCATTCGTAGCCATTACGTCTGGAAGGACGAGATGCGCGAAGACCCCGAGTTTCTGTTGCACATGAAAGCGCGCGGCGAGGACTATCCCGCGCTTGCCGAACTGGTCCGCCGTCTGCATAGCTACGAGATGCCGGAAATTCTGCGCATCGACGTCGCCGAGGCGGACCGGGATTATCTCGCCTGGGCGATGGAGGCGACGCGGCGGTAA
- the rpsM gene encoding 30S ribosomal protein S13 → MARIAGVNIPTNKRVVIALQYIHGIGAKKAAEICEKVSIPAERRVAQLTDAEVLQIRETIDRDYMVEGDLRREVAINIKRLMDLGCYRGLRHRRQLPVRGQRTHTNARTRKGKAKPIAGKKK, encoded by the coding sequence GTGGCCCGAATTGCAGGCGTCAATATCCCGACGAACAAGCGCGTCGTCATCGCGCTCCAATATATCCACGGCATTGGCGCCAAAAAGGCGGCGGAGATCTGCGAGAAGGTGAGCATACCGGCCGAACGCCGCGTGGCGCAGCTGACCGATGCGGAAGTCCTGCAAATTCGCGAGACGATCGACCGCGATTACATGGTCGAGGGCGATCTGCGCCGCGAGGTCGCGATCAACATTAAGCGTCTGATGGATCTGGGCTGCTATCGCGGCCTGCGCCATCGCCGCCAACTCCCCGTGCGCGGCCAGCGCACGCACACCAACGCCCGCACCCGCAAGGGCAAGGCGAAGCCGATCGCCGGCAAGAAGAAGTAA
- a CDS encoding error-prone DNA polymerase, whose translation MSAPYAELVAATNFSFLRGASHPSDMALTALLLGHTGIGVADRNSVAGVVRAYAALKELQEKLRDPPAGDEAALLTALDAERVGSFKLVVGARLVFADETPDIVVHPQNRDGWGSLTRLLTRGNLRAKKGECRLYVDDLAQAARDLLLIVMPSRNLARLPSMLARLHDLAQGDVWLGATMPRRGDDRRRLAKLKEIAARTQTPLLATNDALYADPGQRDLQDVMTCIREGVTLAQAGRRLEVNAERHLKTPDEMARLFADAPEAIEETQCFLARVDFSLGQLKYEYPDEPVPPGRNPQEWLEELTYRHAAMRYPQGVPEKVEKLLREELALIKTLDYARYFLTIHDIVRIAEDKGILCQGRGSAANSAVCYVLGVTCVDPAENDLLFARFISQERKEPPDIDVDFEHERREEIIQHIYAKYGRARAGLVATVISYRPRSAIREVGKVFGLTEDVTAALASTQWGSWGSDIPQAYIRQTGLDPENPIIRRAIHFATRLLGFPRHLSQHVGGFVLARGRLDELTPIANAAMPERTFIEWDKDDIDALGLMKVDVLALGMLTCIRKCFDYLRVHEGKDMGLADVPLEDQATYDMLCRGDSIGVFQVESRAQMNMLPRLKPREFYDLVIQVAIVRPGPIQGNMVHPYLRRRSGSEPVIYPSPAPEHGPADELRKVLEKTKGVPLFQEQAMKLAMVAAKFSDVEANRLRRAMATFRNVGTIHQFEALMVERMAARGYDRGFAQSCFEQIKGFGSYGFPESHAASFAKLVYISSWIKCHYPAIFACALLNSQPMGFYAPAQIVRDAREHGVDVRAVDVNFSEWDNRLERAEDGALALRLGFRQADGVHESEARRIVEARTKPYDSVEDLARRAALNAATMRALADADAFRSLQSDRRDALWAVRRLPDAKPLPLFAAADARELAKEEDPLLPQMSLGEHVAADYQTLRLSLKAHPMAVLRPIFARQKIMACAEVSALTDGAWARAAGVVLVRQRPGQGNAIFVTLEDETGILNVVIWARLFERFRRETMASRLMLVEGRLQKSPENVVHLMAQRIIDRSQDLNRLSEAHRPEIVLSRADEFIHPQHPRVKHPRNVRILPKSRDFH comes from the coding sequence ATGAGCGCGCCTTACGCCGAACTCGTCGCGGCGACGAATTTCTCCTTCCTGCGCGGCGCGTCGCATCCGTCAGACATGGCGCTGACGGCGCTGCTGCTCGGCCATACCGGTATTGGCGTCGCCGACCGCAACAGCGTCGCCGGCGTCGTGCGCGCCTATGCGGCGCTTAAGGAGCTGCAAGAAAAATTGCGCGATCCGCCGGCCGGCGACGAGGCGGCGCTTCTCACTGCGCTCGACGCGGAGCGCGTGGGCTCCTTCAAGCTCGTCGTCGGCGCGCGGCTGGTCTTCGCCGACGAAACGCCCGACATCGTCGTTCATCCGCAAAATCGCGACGGCTGGGGAAGCCTCACGCGTCTGCTGACGAGGGGGAATCTGCGCGCCAAGAAAGGCGAATGCCGCCTTTATGTCGACGATCTTGCGCAAGCCGCGCGCGATCTACTGCTGATCGTCATGCCGTCGCGCAATCTGGCGCGTCTGCCGTCCATGCTTGCGCGTCTCCACGATCTTGCGCAAGGCGACGTCTGGCTCGGCGCGACCATGCCGCGGCGCGGCGACGACAGGCGGCGTCTTGCAAAATTGAAAGAGATCGCCGCGCGAACGCAGACGCCCTTGCTCGCGACGAATGACGCGCTTTACGCCGATCCCGGCCAGCGCGATCTGCAGGACGTCATGACCTGCATCCGCGAAGGCGTGACGCTCGCGCAAGCCGGACGCCGGCTGGAGGTCAACGCCGAGCGCCATTTGAAGACGCCCGACGAAATGGCGCGTCTCTTTGCCGACGCGCCAGAAGCGATCGAGGAGACGCAATGTTTTCTGGCGCGCGTCGATTTTTCGCTCGGCCAATTGAAATATGAATATCCGGACGAGCCTGTGCCTCCCGGGCGCAATCCCCAGGAGTGGCTCGAGGAGCTGACTTATCGCCACGCGGCGATGCGCTATCCGCAAGGCGTGCCGGAGAAGGTCGAGAAACTTCTGCGCGAGGAGCTGGCGCTGATCAAGACGCTCGACTACGCGCGCTATTTTCTCACCATTCACGACATCGTGCGGATCGCCGAAGACAAGGGAATTCTCTGTCAGGGGCGCGGCTCCGCAGCGAATTCCGCCGTCTGCTATGTGCTCGGCGTCACCTGCGTCGATCCGGCGGAGAATGATCTGCTCTTCGCCAGATTCATTTCGCAGGAGCGCAAGGAGCCGCCCGACATCGACGTCGATTTCGAACATGAGCGGCGCGAGGAGATCATCCAGCATATCTACGCCAAATACGGCCGCGCGCGCGCCGGCCTCGTCGCGACCGTCATCAGCTACCGGCCGCGCAGCGCCATTCGCGAGGTCGGCAAGGTCTTCGGACTGACCGAGGACGTGACCGCCGCCCTCGCCAGCACGCAATGGGGGAGTTGGGGCTCAGATATTCCGCAGGCATACATTCGCCAGACCGGGCTTGATCCCGAAAATCCAATCATCCGCCGCGCCATCCATTTCGCGACGCGGCTGCTCGGCTTTCCGCGCCATCTCTCGCAGCATGTCGGCGGCTTCGTTCTCGCGCGCGGGCGGCTCGACGAGCTGACGCCGATCGCCAACGCCGCGATGCCGGAACGCACCTTCATCGAATGGGACAAGGACGACATCGACGCGCTCGGGCTGATGAAGGTCGACGTGCTGGCGCTCGGCATGCTCACCTGCATCCGCAAATGTTTCGATTATCTGCGCGTCCATGAAGGAAAGGACATGGGCCTCGCCGACGTGCCGCTCGAGGATCAGGCGACCTATGACATGTTGTGCAGAGGCGACTCGATCGGCGTCTTTCAGGTCGAAAGCCGCGCCCAGATGAACATGCTGCCGCGCCTGAAGCCGCGTGAATTCTACGATCTCGTCATTCAGGTGGCGATCGTGCGGCCGGGACCCATCCAGGGCAATATGGTGCATCCCTATCTGCGCCGCCGCTCTGGCAGCGAGCCGGTGATCTATCCCTCGCCCGCGCCGGAGCATGGGCCGGCGGACGAATTGCGCAAGGTGCTCGAAAAGACCAAGGGCGTGCCGCTCTTTCAGGAGCAGGCGATGAAGCTCGCCATGGTCGCGGCGAAATTCTCCGACGTTGAAGCCAATCGTCTGCGCCGCGCGATGGCGACTTTCCGCAATGTCGGCACGATCCATCAATTCGAGGCGCTGATGGTCGAACGCATGGCGGCGCGCGGCTATGATCGCGGCTTCGCGCAAAGCTGTTTCGAGCAGATCAAGGGCTTCGGCTCCTATGGCTTTCCGGAAAGCCACGCCGCGTCCTTCGCCAAGCTCGTCTACATCTCCTCCTGGATCAAATGCCACTATCCGGCGATCTTCGCCTGCGCGCTGCTCAATTCGCAGCCGATGGGCTTTTACGCGCCGGCGCAGATCGTGCGCGACGCGCGCGAACATGGCGTCGACGTGCGCGCCGTCGACGTGAATTTCAGCGAATGGGACAATCGGCTGGAGCGCGCCGAAGACGGCGCTCTCGCGCTGCGTCTGGGCTTTCGCCAGGCGGACGGCGTGCATGAGAGCGAAGCAAGACGCATCGTTGAAGCGCGGACGAAGCCCTATGACAGCGTCGAAGATCTCGCGCGGCGGGCGGCGCTCAACGCCGCGACGATGCGCGCGCTCGCCGACGCCGACGCTTTCCGCTCCTTGCAGAGCGACCGCCGCGACGCGCTCTGGGCGGTGCGGCGCCTGCCGGACGCCAAACCCCTGCCGCTCTTTGCGGCCGCCGACGCCCGCGAACTCGCCAAGGAGGAAGATCCGCTGCTGCCGCAGATGTCGCTCGGCGAACATGTCGCGGCCGACTATCAGACGCTGCGGCTGTCGCTGAAGGCCCATCCGATGGCGGTGCTGCGGCCGATTTTCGCGCGCCAAAAGATCATGGCCTGCGCGGAAGTTTCGGCGCTCACTGACGGCGCCTGGGCGCGCGCGGCGGGCGTCGTATTGGTGCGGCAACGGCCGGGACAAGGCAACGCCATTTTCGTCACGCTCGAAGACGAAACCGGCATCCTCAATGTCGTCATCTGGGCGCGGCTCTTCGAGCGCTTCCGCCGCGAGACGATGGCGTCACGACTCATGCTGGTGGAAGGACGGCTGCAGAAAAGCCCGGAGAATGTCGTGCATCTGATGGCGCAGCGCATCATCGACCGCAGCCAGGACCTCAATCGGCTGTCAGAGGCGCATCGGCCCGAAATCGTCCTGTCGCGCGCCGATGAATTCATCCATCCGCAGCATCCGCGCGTCAAACATCCGCGCAATGTGCGAATCTTGCCGAAGTCGAGGGACTTTCACTGA
- the rpsK gene encoding 30S ribosomal protein S11: MAKDTTRVRRRERKNIVSGVAHVNSTFNNTMITITDAQGNTVSWSSAGSMGFKGSRKSTPYAAQMAAEDAARKAGEHGVRTLEVEVSGPGSGRESALRALQAAGFTVTSIRDVTPIPHNGCRPRKRRRV, translated from the coding sequence ATGGCTAAGGATACAACGCGCGTTCGTCGCCGCGAGCGCAAGAACATCGTTTCCGGCGTCGCGCATGTGAATTCGACGTTCAACAACACCATGATCACCATCACCGACGCGCAGGGCAATACTGTGTCCTGGTCGTCCGCGGGCTCGATGGGATTCAAAGGCTCGCGCAAATCCACGCCCTACGCCGCGCAGATGGCCGCCGAAGACGCGGCCCGCAAGGCCGGCGAGCACGGCGTGCGCACGCTTGAGGTCGAAGTCTCCGGTCCGGGCTCCGGCCGTGAGTCGGCGCTGCGGGCGCTGCAGGCGGCGGGCTTTACCGTCACGTCGATCCGCGATGTGACTCCCATTCCCCACAACGGCTGCCGGCCGCGCAAGCGCCGCCGCGTCTGA
- the sppA gene encoding signal peptide peptidase SppA has protein sequence MSPPTDYFVDRRRLRRKLGWWRLAALIAIGVAGLIAVVRLGGADSADKLTPHIARLELQGVITGDDDTIDMIKKIGESSQTKALLLEIESPGGTTTGSERLYEELRRVAEKKPVVAVVGTVAASGAYIAALAADTIVARGNSLIGSIGVLFQYPNVSKLLNNWGVEVETIKSSPLKAAPNGLEPTSPQAREAVASLVADSYAWFKGLVRERRNLDEAELAKVADGRVFTARQGVPLKLVDLIGGQREAIDWLVANKGIAKDTPVREWKKKSSLERLGLVGAAAGLARVAGLESIAGFLEKSILLERSGELDGLLAIWQHSAAN, from the coding sequence ATGTCACCTCCCACCGACTATTTCGTTGACCGCCGCAGGCTTCGCCGCAAGCTCGGCTGGTGGCGTCTCGCCGCCCTGATCGCAATAGGCGTCGCGGGCCTCATCGCCGTGGTGCGGCTGGGCGGCGCCGATTCGGCGGATAAGCTCACGCCGCATATCGCCCGTCTCGAGCTGCAGGGCGTCATCACCGGCGACGACGATACGATCGATATGATCAAGAAGATCGGGGAGTCGAGCCAAACGAAGGCTCTGCTGCTGGAGATCGAGAGTCCCGGCGGCACGACGACGGGCTCGGAACGGCTCTATGAGGAGCTTCGGCGCGTCGCGGAAAAGAAGCCTGTCGTCGCGGTTGTCGGAACGGTGGCCGCGTCCGGCGCCTATATCGCCGCGCTTGCCGCCGATACGATCGTTGCGCGCGGCAATTCGCTCATCGGCTCGATCGGCGTGCTGTTCCAATATCCCAACGTCTCGAAGCTGCTTAATAATTGGGGCGTCGAGGTCGAGACGATCAAATCGTCGCCGCTCAAGGCCGCGCCCAACGGGCTCGAACCGACGAGCCCGCAGGCGCGCGAGGCGGTCGCCAGTCTTGTCGCCGACTCCTATGCCTGGTTCAAGGGTCTCGTTCGAGAGCGGCGCAATCTCGACGAGGCGGAGCTCGCCAAGGTCGCTGACGGCCGTGTCTTCACCGCGCGGCAGGGCGTGCCGCTGAAGCTCGTCGATCTCATCGGCGGGCAACGCGAGGCCATCGACTGGCTGGTCGCCAACAAGGGAATTGCAAAAGACACGCCGGTGCGCGAATGGAAGAAGAAATCCAGCTTGGAGCGGCTTGGGCTTGTGGGCGCCGCCGCCGGCCTCGCGCGGGTCGCCGGATTGGAGTCGATCGCCGGTTTTTTGGAAAAATCAATTCTGCTCGAACGGAGCGGCGAGCTTGACGGCCTTTTGGCGATTTGGCAGCATTCGGCCGCCAACTGA
- a CDS encoding DNA polymerase Y family protein has translation MTLADARARAPHLSVAQADADADARLMLRLAAFCEQFTPLVALDPPCGLMLDATGCAHLFGGEAMMRTCVLQAMARLSFTGRAAVAGTPEAARALARFGAQALAPPGEDENFTRPLSIAALEAPRETSVALTRAGLTTLGDLADRSSAALTARFGDETMRRLTRILGREDARITPLRPLPDCMVERRFAEPFLDLSAIENVLRPLIAEAMGILERRGQGGRAFEARFFRTDGAVRALYFETGAPSRNVEALLRLFRLKADSLADPLDPGFGFDVIRFCVFNAETLAQSQIGFERQGAQDSDVADLVDRLAARFGRERVLRFATHETHDPVRAASYVYAASPSKPNSWEKPEPGEPPLRPLFLFDPPQPIDTMAETPDGPPMHFKWRRVRHLIARAEGPERIAPEWWRNAVGRDRRTRDYYRLEDREGRRFWVFREGLYESETASPRWFLHGLFA, from the coding sequence ATGACGCTCGCCGACGCCCGTGCGCGCGCGCCCCATCTCTCAGTCGCCCAGGCCGACGCGGACGCCGACGCGCGGCTGATGCTGCGGCTTGCCGCCTTTTGCGAACAGTTCACGCCCCTCGTGGCGCTCGATCCGCCCTGCGGCCTCATGCTCGACGCGACGGGCTGCGCGCATCTTTTCGGCGGCGAAGCGATGATGCGGACCTGCGTCCTGCAGGCGATGGCGCGCCTCTCCTTCACGGGACGCGCCGCGGTCGCCGGAACGCCCGAGGCTGCGCGGGCCCTGGCGCGTTTTGGCGCGCAAGCCCTCGCGCCGCCCGGCGAAGACGAAAATTTCACCCGCCCGCTGTCCATCGCCGCGCTTGAAGCGCCAAGAGAAACGAGCGTCGCGCTGACGCGCGCGGGACTTACGACATTGGGCGATCTCGCCGATCGTTCCAGCGCCGCGCTGACGGCGCGTTTCGGCGACGAAACCATGCGACGGCTGACGCGCATTCTGGGACGCGAAGACGCGCGCATCACGCCCTTGCGGCCCTTGCCGGACTGCATGGTCGAGCGCCGTTTCGCCGAACCCTTTCTTGATCTTTCTGCGATAGAAAACGTTCTGCGCCCGCTGATCGCGGAAGCGATGGGCATTCTCGAAAGGCGCGGGCAAGGCGGCCGCGCTTTTGAAGCGCGCTTCTTTCGCACCGACGGCGCGGTTCGCGCGCTCTATTTCGAAACCGGCGCGCCCTCGCGCAATGTCGAGGCGCTGCTGCGGCTCTTTCGCCTGAAGGCCGACTCGCTCGCCGATCCGCTCGATCCGGGATTCGGCTTCGACGTTATCCGCTTTTGCGTCTTCAACGCCGAAACTCTGGCGCAAAGCCAGATCGGCTTCGAGCGGCAGGGCGCGCAGGACAGCGACGTCGCCGATCTCGTCGATCGCCTGGCGGCGCGTTTTGGCCGCGAACGCGTGCTGCGCTTTGCGACGCATGAGACGCATGATCCCGTGCGCGCCGCCTCCTATGTTTACGCGGCTTCTCCTTCCAAACCCAATTCCTGGGAGAAGCCGGAGCCGGGCGAGCCGCCCTTGCGGCCGCTGTTTCTGTTTGATCCGCCGCAACCCATCGACACAATGGCGGAGACGCCGGACGGTCCGCCGATGCATTTCAAATGGCGCCGCGTGCGCCATTTGATCGCCCGCGCCGAAGGGCCGGAGCGCATCGCGCCGGAATGGTGGCGCAACGCGGTCGGCCGCGACAGGCGAACGCGCGACTATTACCGGCTGGAGGATCGCGAAGGCCGCCGCTTCTGGGTGTTTCGCGAGGGCCTCTATGAAAGCGAAACCGCGAGCCCGCGCTGGTTCCTGCATGGGCTCTTCGCATGA
- a CDS encoding LapA family protein, giving the protein MKSILRVIIFVPLALIILFFSMANRGLVRIGLDPFAPSDGSGPSFEAPIFLVVLASMAIGVLAGGISSWLGHLSVRRAAKVARAEARKTRVEIEKLRQQALASLPADKRVKSS; this is encoded by the coding sequence ATGAAGTCCATCCTGCGCGTCATCATTTTCGTTCCTCTGGCGCTCATCATTCTATTTTTCTCGATGGCCAATCGTGGCTTGGTGCGCATCGGGCTTGATCCCTTCGCGCCGAGCGACGGATCGGGTCCTTCTTTCGAGGCGCCGATCTTCCTTGTCGTTCTGGCGTCGATGGCGATCGGCGTGCTCGCGGGCGGGATCTCTTCCTGGCTTGGGCATCTCTCCGTGCGCCGCGCCGCGAAGGTCGCGCGCGCCGAGGCGCGCAAGACGCGTGTGGAGATCGAGAAGCTGCGTCAGCAGGCGTTGGCGAGCCTGCCGGCCGATAAGAGAGTGAAGAGCAGCTAA
- the ihfB gene encoding integration host factor subunit beta, producing MIKSELIQRIARRNGHLYQRDVETIVSTILDEITSALARGDRVELRGFGAFSVKKRDARTGRNPRTGAQVSVQQKSVPFFKTGKEMRERLNENYPG from the coding sequence ATGATAAAGTCCGAACTTATTCAACGTATCGCGCGCCGAAACGGCCATCTGTACCAGCGCGACGTCGAGACGATCGTCAGCACGATTCTTGACGAGATCACCTCTGCGCTGGCGCGGGGCGATCGCGTCGAATTGCGGGGCTTCGGCGCTTTCTCGGTCAAGAAGCGCGACGCGCGCACCGGTCGCAACCCGCGCACGGGCGCGCAGGTTTCGGTGCAGCAAAAGAGCGTGCCGTTCTTCAAAACCGGTAAAGAGATGCGCGAGCGCCTCAATGAGAATTATCCGGGCTGA